CCGAAGAACGATGCCGTAAAGGCGGTTTTCGGGTTGCTGTAAACCTCGTAGGGCGAGCCCACCTGCTCGATGCGGCCCCGGTTAGTGATGATGATTTCGTCGGCGACTTCAATGGCTTCGTCCTGGTCGTGTGTCACGAAAATGCTCGTGACACCGAGTTTCTGGATCATGCCCTTGAGCCAGCTGCGCAGTTCCTGGCGCACCTTCGCGTCGATTGCGGCAAAAGGTTCGTCGAGCAAGAGCAATTGCGGGTTGGGAGCGAGGGCACGGGCAAAGGCTACACGCTGGCGCTGCCCGCCCGAAAGTTCGCTGGGGTAACGTTTTTCGAGTCCGGAAAGGCCCACCAGTTCCAAGAGTTCGTGGACGCGTTCCTTGATTTCGTTGGCCGGCTTCTTCGCAATCTTGAGACCAAAAGCGATATTGTCGAAGACGGTCATGTAGCGGAACAATGCGTAACTCTGGAACACGAAACCGATACCGCGCTTGCTTGCGGGCACATTATTGATGACCTTCCCGTTGATGATGATTTCGCCGCTGTCCGGGTTCTCGAGCCCCGCAATCATGCGGAGAATCGTCGTCTTGCCCGAACCGCTCGGGCCCAGAAGGCCAATCAGCTTGCCTTTCTCGATGCCGACAGTTACATCGTCCGAGGCCTTGAAATTTCCGAAATGCTTGTTGATATGTTTGAGTTCGACGTACATAAAATCTCCTATTTCATAATCGTCATCCCCGCTGTCATTCTGGAGGGGCAAAGCCCCGATAGAATCACGGGGATCCAATTTTCAAGGCTATTTCTTTCTTCCCTTATGTTCAATGACGCTTCGAGCAACCAGAATGAGAATGGCAAGCATCACCAGTATCGACGCCACCGCAAATGCGGGCACGTACTGGAACTCGTTAAAAAGGATTTCCACATGGAGCGGGAGCGTGTTCGTCTTTCCGCGCAGGTGGCCCGAAATCACCGACACCGCTCCGAATTCGCCCATGGCGCGCGCCGCGCAGAGCACCACGCCGTAAAGGAAAGCCCACTTGATATGCGGAAAAGTGATGCGCCTAAAAATCGTAAAACCCTTCGCACCCATGAGCGCCGCCGCCTCTTCCTCGTCGGTTCCCTGCGATTCCAGTACCGGAATCAATTCACGGGAAATAAACGGGAAAGTCACGAAAATTGTCGCAAGCACAATTCCCGGCACCGCAAAGACAATCTTGATATCGGCATCCTGCAACAGCGGGAAAATCGGGCTCTGACGGCCAAACGTGAGCAAGAAAATGAGACCCGCAATAATCGGCGAAACCGTCACCGGCAAGTCAATGAGCGTCGCGAGAATCTTTTTCCCCTTGAACTTGAACTTCGTAAGGCTCCAGGCGGCACACAGCCCGAATACCGTATTGATGGCGACAGCAAAAAACGAAGCCTCCAGCGTAAGGAGGATCGCCTTGATGGTGTAATCGTCGGCAACCGCCTGGCTGTACACCGCAAAACCCTGCTTGAACGCTTCGGTAATCACCGTAATCAGCGGGAGGATAAGCATCAAGAAGACGAAAAGTAGGCTTATGCCAATCAGCGAATACCTGACAAGTTTCGAGCCTTTCGTATCGCGATGGAGAGCGTTCTGCGTCACTGCACTCATTAGCTACCTCCCTTGAGAATCTTGGCGTTCCTGTTCTGCACCACGTTCACCAGGAACAGCGTGATGAACGACGCCACCAGCATCACGAGGGCAATCGTCGTCGCGCTGGAATAGTCGTATTCCTGGAGTTCCGACATGATGATGAGCGGCGCGATTTCGGTTTCGAAGGGCATGTTGCCCGCGATAAATACGACGCTACCGTATTCGCCGAGGCAGCGCCCGAAAGCGAGCCCGAAACCCGTAAAGATGGCGGGAATCAGTTCCGGCAATATGACCTTCCAGAAAATCCTCGTGCGGCTTGCGCCCAGCACCCCCGCAGCCTCTTCGTAGGCGGGGTCCAGTTTTTCGAGCACCGGCTGCACCGCGCGCACCACGAAGGGGATGCCGATAAACACGAGCGCCACTGTAATGCCGATACGCGTGAATGCAATCTTAATGCCGAAATTCGCAAAAAAGCCGCCCACAAGGCCCGTGTCTGCTGTAAGGGCTGTCAAGGCGATGCCCGCTACCGCCGTAGGGAGCGCAAACGGGAGTTCTATGGTTCCGTCCACGATACGCTTGAGCGGGAACGTGTAACGCACCAGCACCCAGGCGAGAACCACGCCCATCACTGCGTTGATAAGCGATGCGATAAAAGCCGTCAAGAAACTCACCTTGAAACTCGAAAGCACCCGCGGCCGCGTGATGACATCGATAATCTCACTCGCGCTCATCTGGGCCGAAAACACGACCAGCGAAGCAAGCGGAATCAGCACCACCACGCTCAAAATCGCCAGGGTCACCCCCGTAGTAAGGCCGAAGCCCGGTATGACAACACTCTTTCTTTTCATAAACGTTGCCAAATATAGAACGGGCTTTTGGGTGCGTCTAATACTTAATATTTATGCTGAATTATCAATTTTTTCTATAACAAACAGGGTGCAATAGGCACCCCAAATTATTTATATTACCGACAAAAATTGGAGATTTAAAATGAGCCTGACCGTCGAACGCGCAAAAGAAATCAGCAAGGGCCACGTGACCGAAGAATCGCTGGTCATCCATTCCCTCAACGTATGCTACGCCATGGGCGCCATGGCCAAACACTTTGGCGAAGACGTTGAACACTGGCAAGCCGTGGGCTACC
Above is a window of Fibrobacter sp. DNA encoding:
- a CDS encoding ABC transporter ATP-binding protein → MYVELKHINKHFGNFKASDDVTVGIEKGKLIGLLGPSGSGKTTILRMIAGLENPDSGEIIINGKVINNVPASKRGIGFVFQSYALFRYMTVFDNIAFGLKIAKKPANEIKERVHELLELVGLSGLEKRYPSELSGGQRQRVAFARALAPNPQLLLLDEPFAAIDAKVRQELRSWLKGMIQKLGVTSIFVTHDQDEAIEVADEIIITNRGRIEQVGSPYEVYSNPKTAFTASFFGQPSIFKDYSNFRRFDILENAENAIVRPEFVKVTKKNEVQKYKSSAEEGVVEEVDFRGYGIELRVRVNGVLLTARRSFDQPRIDVGEAVNVFIYRMFVTQGDTATLLENKSLREPVVVI
- the cysW gene encoding sulfate ABC transporter permease subunit CysW, with product MSAVTQNALHRDTKGSKLVRYSLIGISLLFVFLMLILPLITVITEAFKQGFAVYSQAVADDYTIKAILLTLEASFFAVAINTVFGLCAAWSLTKFKFKGKKILATLIDLPVTVSPIIAGLIFLLTFGRQSPIFPLLQDADIKIVFAVPGIVLATIFVTFPFISRELIPVLESQGTDEEEAAALMGAKGFTIFRRITFPHIKWAFLYGVVLCAARAMGEFGAVSVISGHLRGKTNTLPLHVEILFNEFQYVPAFAVASILVMLAILILVARSVIEHKGRKK
- the cysT gene encoding sulfate ABC transporter permease subunit CysT — translated: MKRKSVVIPGFGLTTGVTLAILSVVVLIPLASLVVFSAQMSASEIIDVITRPRVLSSFKVSFLTAFIASLINAVMGVVLAWVLVRYTFPLKRIVDGTIELPFALPTAVAGIALTALTADTGLVGGFFANFGIKIAFTRIGITVALVFIGIPFVVRAVQPVLEKLDPAYEEAAGVLGASRTRIFWKVILPELIPAIFTGFGLAFGRCLGEYGSVVFIAGNMPFETEIAPLIIMSELQEYDYSSATTIALVMLVASFITLFLVNVVQNRNAKILKGGS